The SAR324 cluster bacterium genome contains the following window.
GTTACACTAATTGAACATAGGGTCATAATTTTCTTCCTTCTTCTCGAATAACAAGACCACATTTAGGACACCATACTTTTGCGAAAGGATGTCTATATGTAGATGTGCGAGTGTTACAGTATGGGCAAAATTTTGAATCAATTTCCTTGATTGTAATGCGTTCAAAACGTCCATCGTTGAACTCTGATGCAAGACGGACCCATCTCTCACCAGTCACTGTGTTACGGTACACAACTACTAATTCGTGAGTGTCGTCAAATGTAGCTTCGATGTAAGCATTACAAATGACCTCATAGATCCCATCAGTTTTCTTATGCCTATATAATTCCTGCTGTGTTTCGTTCATACTAGCCATAAATTCTCCTTTTCAAAACAAAAAGTTCAATTTAATATATCCAAAGGAAGCCACCCTTCAATATTATTATCATAGCCGTCCAACGTAAACATATCATCAAAACAGACCCATTCATATACACACGAAATACCATCAGTAGGTTGTTCTTCACGGCATAACCAAGCAGTTACAATTCCTGTGTCTGTCTTTATTAGAATTTCAGTCCCATCAATCGGGATTGTTTCTACAGGATTCCATTTCATATATTCTCCTTTAGTTGTTTCAAAGCATCATCACACAGTTTAATTAACTCCTCAGGGATAAGCCTATGGCCATCATCACCTGCCGCCCATTCAGCCCATGCTCTGATAGCAGTTAATGTTGATTGTAATCTCTCAGTTTTAGCAATGAGAGAGTTTTTGAGCTTCTTGTCTGTATTATAACAGGGATAGCATATATCAACAAAATCCACTTCGTCGGATTCGTTAGTTAAGTGGCATATATCACAGTACAACATATTTATCCTCACCGCCCAATGCCTTTATGCTGGATATTGTCAGTTGCTTAATCATAACCCCTCATTTACAGTTGGCTTCAGTATAGTCCTGGTTTTGCTTCTTTTGCAGGAATCTTTCTTTGGGAAGAAAAGCCCTTTTGCGCAAAAATAAACACTTGGCGAATATTCATCTTGATAATCATAATCCAGTAACTTACAGGATTTGCAGACATTTGGGACTTCATAACGATGTATATATTTTTTCATATATTCCTTTCATTCCTCATGCCGGCAGTCAATACAGATTTTCCCAGATTTCTTGAAAATTTGAAAAACTTCAGCCCCGCAATCGCAAACGTTTTTGTAGGCAGTCTCACAATCTTCCATAATCCCCCCGCAAGGGGCTAAATCAGCCAGTGTACAACCGCATTCCCCATCTGAATTGCAGAGGCCGTCAAATCCGCAACGTTCAATTTCGCTTCTGACTATATACTCGACATTCATATTCCCCCTCATTTGCTATTTCCAGCAAAACGTCCGCATGACATGGCTGATCCAGTGCACACCAGCACGCAAGATCCTTCCCTTGCAGTTCCTTTTTTATCTCATCAACGGTAATATCAAGTCGATCATCTTGCAGTAAGCTTTCAAAGCTTTGGACAGCATGACGAGCAATCACCGCATTTGGAAGGTTTGATTCATTTGTAAAGTCACTGATTATGACTGGGTTGCCCCATTTTGTAGGACGCCCCACATAAACCGTATTGGCTGGCATCTTCCAGCCCTTAGTCCTTTTTCTTTGAACTCTTTTCATAAATTCCTTTCAATAGGTGGAAAGTTTCCACCTATTGCGCTGTTGGGCAACGTAGCCAGCAGCGCGTGAATCGCGTTCAGGCTGGCAATCTTGTCCGCTTCCGGTGCGGGAATCACCCGCACGGCCATTTCCATCTGTTCCAGCTCGGCCTTGTCGCTCACGCCGACCATACCGGCAAGCGCATTGCGCAGCAGCGCTATGTCGGACTCGGCCTTCCGCATCGGGTGTTTCGGGCACACACGGATGTGATCCGTCAGAACTTCATTGCCCCATGCCGGGTTTTCCTGCGGGTATT
Protein-coding sequences here:
- a CDS encoding DUF4326 domain-containing protein, with protein sequence MKRVQRKRTKGWKMPANTVYVGRPTKWGNPVIISDFTNESNLPNAVIARHAVQSFESLLQDDRLDITVDEIKKELQGKDLACWCALDQPCHADVLLEIANEGEYECRVYSQKRN